A genomic region of Glycine max cultivar Williams 82 chromosome 15, Glycine_max_v4.0, whole genome shotgun sequence contains the following coding sequences:
- the LOX3 gene encoding seed linoleate 9S-lipoxygenase-3, whose translation MLGGLLHRGHKIKGTVVLMRKNVLDVNSVTSVGGIIGQGLDLVGSTLDTLTAFLGRSVSLQLISATKADANGKGKLGKATFLEGIITSLPTLGAGQSAFKINFEWDDGSGIPGAFYIKNFMQTEFFLVSLTLEDIPNHGSIHFVCNSWIYNAKLFKSDRIFFANQTYLPSETPAPLVKYREEELHNLRGDGTGERKEWERIYDYDVYNDLGDPDKGENHARPVLGGNDTFPYPRRGRTGRKPTRKDPNSESRSNDVYLPRDEAFGHLKSSDFLTYGLKSVSQNVLPLLQSAFDLNFTPREFDSFDEVHGLYSGGIKLPTDIISKISPLPVLKEIFRTDGEQALKFPPPKVIQVSKSAWMTDEEFAREMLAGVNPNLIRCLKDFPPRSKLDSQVYGDHTSQITKEHLEPNLEGLTVDEAIQNKRLFLLDHHDPIMPYLRRINATSTKAYATRTILFLKNDGTLRPLAIELSLPHPQGDQSGAFSQVFLPADEGVESSIWLLAKAYVVVNDSCYHQLVSHWLNTHAVVEPFIIATNRHLSVVHPIYKLLHPHYRDTMNINGLARLSLVNDGGVIEQTFLWGRYSVEMSAVVYKDWVFTDQALPADLIKRGMAIEDPSCPHGIRLVIEDYPYAVDGLEIWDAIKTWVHEYVFLYYKSDDTLREDPELQACWKELVEVGHGDKKNEPWWPKMQTREELVEACAIIIWTASALHAAVNFGQYPYGGLILNRPTLSRRFMPEKGSAEYEELRKNPQKAYLKTITPKFQTLIDLSVIEILSRHASDEVYLGERDNPNWTSDTRALEAFKRFGNKLAQIENKLSERNNDEKLRNRCGPVQMPYTLLLPSSKEGLTFRGIPNSISI comes from the exons ATGCTTGGGGGTCTTCTCCATAGGGGTCATAAGATAAAAGGGACAGTGGTGTTGATGCGCAAGAATGTGTTGGACGTGAATAGCGTAACCAGCGTTGGGGGAATTATTGGTCAAGGTCTCGACTTAGTTGGCTCAACACTCGATACTCTTACTGCCTTCTTGGGCCGATCCGTGTCTCTCCAGCTTATTAGTGCTACCAAAGCTGATg CCAACGGAAAAGGGAAACTTGGAAAGGCTACCTTTTTGGAAGGTATCATTACTTCATTGCCAACTTTGGGAGCAGGCCAATCtgcattcaaaattaattttgaatgggATGATGGGAGTGGAATTCCTGGAGCATTTTATATCAAGAATTTTATGCAAACTGAGTTTTTCCTTGTGAGTTTGACTCTTGAAGACATTCCAAACCATGGAAGCATCCACTTTGTTTGCAATTCGTGGATTTACAATGCCAAACTCTTCAAAAGTGACCGCATTTTCTTTGCCAACCAG ACATATCTTCCAAGTGAGACACCAGCTCCACTAGTCAAATATAGAGAAGAAGAGTTGCATAATTTAAGAGGAGATGGAACTGGAGAACGCAAAGAGTGGGAAAGGATCTATGATTATGATGTCTACAATGATTTAGGTGATCCGGATAAAGGTGAAAATCATGCCCGTCCTGTTCTTGGAGGAAATGACACCTTTCCTTATCCTCGTAGGGGGAGAACTGGTAGAAAACCAACAAGGAAAG ATCCTAATAGTGAGAGTAGGAGCAATGATGTTTATCTTCCAAGAGATGAGGCTTTTGGACACTTGAAGTCATCTGACTTTCTTACTTATGGACTAAAATCCGTATCTCAAAATGTTCTTCCATTATTGCAATCTGCTTTTGATTTGAATTTCACACCCCGTGAGTTTGATAGCTTTGATGAAGTTCATGGACTCTATTCAGGCGGAATTAAGCTGCCAACAGATATAATCAGCAAGATTAGTCCACTACCCGTGCTTAAGGAAATCTTCCGAACTGATGGTGAACAGGCCCTTAAGTTTCCTCCTCCTAAAGTAATTCAAG TGAGTAAGTCTGCATGGATGACTGATGAAGAATTTGCAAGAGAAATGCTTGCTGGTGTAAATCCAAACTTGATTCGTTGTCTTAAG GATTTCCCTCCACGAAGCAAGCTAGATAGCCAAGTCTATGGTGATCATACTAGTCAAATAACCAAAGAACACCTAGAGCCCAACTTAGAAGGGCTCACTGTAGATGAg GCAATTCAAAACAAGAGATTGTTCCTACTAGATCATCATGACCCAATCATGCCATATTTGAGGCGAATAAATGCAACCTCCACAAAGGCTTATGCTACCAGAACCATCCTTTTCCTGAAAAATGACGGAACTTTAAGGCCACTTGCCATAGAGTTGAGTTTGCCACATCCTCAGGGAGATCAATCTGGTGCTTTTAGTCAAGTTTTTCTGCCTGCAGATGAAGGTGTTGAAAGTTCTATTTGGCTGCTAGCAAAGGCTTATGTAGTTGTGAATGACTCGTGCTATCATCAACTTGTCAGCCATTG GTTAAACACTCATGCAGTTGTTGAGCCATTCATCATAGCAACAAACAGGCATCTCAGTGTTGTTCACCCTATTTATAAACTCCTTCACCCTCACTATCGTGACACCATGAACATAAATGGCCTTGCTCGGTTATCACTGGTCAACGACGGTGGCGTTATAGAACAAACATTTTTGTGGGGAAGGTATTCTGTGGAAATGTCTGCTGTAGTTTACAAGGATTGGGTTTTTACAGATCAAGCATTGCCTGCTGATCTTATAAAAAG AGGAATGGCAATTGAGGATCCATCGTGCCCTCATGGCATTCGCCTTGTGATAGAGGACTACCCTTATGCTGTTGATGGACTTGAGATATGGGATGCTATCAAGACATGGGTCCATGAATACGTTTTCTTGTACTACAAATCAGATGACACACTTAGAGAAGATCCTGAACTCCAAGCCTGCTGGAAAGAACTCGTAGAGGTGGGTCATGGAGACAAGAAAAATGAGCCATGGTGGCCTAAGATGCAAACTCGTGAAGAGCTAGTTGAAGCTTGCGCTATCATCATATGGACTGCTTCAGCACTTCATGCAGCTGTTAATTTTGGACAGTATCCCTATGGAGGTTTAATCTTAAACCGTCCAACTCTTAGTAGGCGATTCATGCCTGAGAAAGGTTCTGCTGAGTATGAGGAGCTGAGGAAGAATCCCCAGAAGGCTTACTTGAAGACTATTACACCAAAGTTTCAGACCCTTATTGACCTTTCTGTTATAGAAATCTTGTCAAGGCATGCATCTGATGAGGTGTACCTTGGGGAGAGGGACAATCCAAATTGGACATCTGATACAAGAGCATTAGAGGCTTTTAAAAGGTTTGGAAATAAACTGGCACAAATTGAGAATAAACTCTCAGAGAGAAACAACGATGAGAAACTGAGAAACCGTTGTGGACCAGTTCAAATGCCTTATACTCTGCTTTTGCCTTCTAGTAAGGAAGGATTAACTTTCAGAGGAATTCCCAACAGTATCTCTATCTGA
- the LOC100803358 gene encoding linoleate 9S-lipoxygenase has translation MFGIIGGNKGHKIKGNLVIMRKNVLDINSITSVKGVIGTGINIIGGVVDTVTALASHISIQLISATKADGHGKGKVGKATNLRGQVSLPTLGAGEDAYDVHFEWDSDFGIPGAFYIKNFMQVEFYLKSLTLEDIPNHGTIHFVCNSWVYNSKSYHSDRIFFANNTYLPSETPAPLVKYREEELKNVRGDGTGERKEWDRIYDYDVYNDLGDPDKGEKYARPVLGGSALPYPRRGRTGRGKTRKDPNSEKPSDFVYLPRDEAFGHLKSSDFLVYGIKSVAQDVLPVLTDAFDGNLLSLEFDNFAEVRKLYEGGVTLPTNFLSKIAPIPVVKEIFRTDGEQFLKYPPPKVMQVDKSAWMTDEEFARETIAGVNPNVIKILEEFPPRSKLDSQAYGDHTSIITKQHLEPNLGGLTVEQAIQSKKLFILDHHDYLIPYLRKINATTTKTYATRTIFFLKSDGTLTPLAIELSKPHPQGEGYGPVSEVYVPSSEGVEAYIWLLAKAYVVVNDSCYHQLVSHWLNTHAVVEPFVIATNRHLSVVHPIYKLLFPHYRDTMNINSLARKSLVNADGIIEKTFLWGRYSLEMSAVIYKDWVFTDQALPNDLVKRGVAVKDPSAPHGVRLLIEDYPYASDGLEIWDAIKSWVHEYVSFYYKSDAAIQQDPELQAWWKELVQVGHGDLKDKPWWQKMQTREELIEASATLVWIASALHAAVNFGQYPYGGLILNRPTISRRFMPEKGSAEYAALAKNPEKEFLKTITGKKETLIDLTIIEILSRHTSDEFYLGERDGGDYWTSDAGPLEAFKRFGKKLQEIEQKLIQKNKDETLRNRSGPAKMPYTLLYPSSEEGLTFRGIPNSISI, from the exons ATGTTTGGAATCATCGGAGGAAACAAGGGTCACAAGATAAAGGGGAACTTGGTGATTATGCGAAAGAATGTGTTGGATATCAACAGCATTACCAGTGTTAAGGGTGTCATCGGAACCGGCATTAACATCATTGGAGGAGTCGTCGACACCGTTACTGCTTTGGCGTCCCACATCTCCATCCAGCTCATTAGTGCCACCAAGGCTGATG GACATGGGAAAGGAAAAGTTGGAAAGGCTACAAATTTAAGAGGACAAGTGTCGTTACCAACCTTGGGAGCTGGCGAAGATGCATACGATGTTCATTTTGAATGGGACAGTGACTTCGGAATTCCCGGTGCATTTTACATTAAGAACTTCATGCAAGTTGAGTTCTATCTCAAGTCTCTAACTCTCGAAGACATTCCAAACCACGGAACCATTCACTTCGTATGCAACTCCTGGGTTTACAACTCAAAATCCTACCATTCTGATCGCATTTTCTTTGCCAACAAT ACATATCTTCCAAGCGAGACACCGGCTCCACTTGTCAAGTACAGAGAAGAAGAATTGAAGAATGTAAGAGGGGATGGAACTGGTGAGCGCAAGGAATGGGATAGGATCTATGATTATGATGTCTACAATGACTTGGGCGATCCAGATAAGGGTGAAAAGTATGCACGCCCCGTTCTTGGAGGTTCTGCCTTACCTTACCCTCGCAGAGGAAGAACCggaagaggaaaaactagaaaag ATCCCAACAGTGAGAAGCCCAGTGATTTTGTTTACCTTCCGAGAGATGAAGCATTTGGTCACTTGAAGTCATCAGATTTTCTCGTTTATGGAATCAAATCAGTGGCTCAAGACGTCTTGCCCGTGTTGACTGATGCGTTTGATGGCAATCTTTTGAGCCTTGAGTTTGATAACTTTGCTGAAGTGCGCAAACTCTATGAAGGTGGAGTTACACTACCTACAAACTTTCTTAGCAAGATCGCCCCTATACCAGTGGTCAAGGAAATTTTTCGAACTGATGGCGAACAGTTCCTCAAGTATCCACCACCTAAAGTGATGCAGG TGGATAAGTCTGCATGGATGACTGATGAAGAATTTGCTAGAGAAACGATTGCTGGTGTTAATCCAAATGTCATTAAGATTCTTGAG GAGTTCCCACCACGTAGCAAGCTAGATTCTCAAGCCTACGGTGATCATACCTCTATAATAACAAAACAACACTTGGAGCCTAACTTGGGTGGGCTCACCGTTGAGCAG GCTATCCAGAGCAAGAAGTTGTTCATCTTAGATCACCATGACTATCTCATTCCATATTTGAGGAAAATAAATGCAACTACCACAAAGACTTACGCTACAAGAAccatatttttcttgaaaagtgATGGAACCTTGACGCCATTGGCCATTGAGTTAAGTAAGCCGCATCCTCAGGGTGAAGGATATGGTCCTGTTAGCGAAGTCTACGTGCCTTCGAGCGAGGGAGTTGAAGCTTACATTTGGTTACTGGCAAAGGCTTATGTTGTTGTGAATGATTCGTGCTACCATCAACTCGTCAGCCACTG GCTAAACACTCATGCGGTTGTTGAGCCATTCGTCATAGCAACAAACAGGCATCTGAGCGTGGTTCACCCTATTTACAAACTTTTGTTTCCTCACTATCGTGACACCATGAACATTAATTCACTTGCCCGCAAATCCTTGGTCAATGCAGACGGTATTATAGAGAAAACATTCTTGTGGGGTAGGTACTCTTTGGAAATGTCTGCTGTTATTTACAAGGACTGGGTTTTCACTGATCAAGCATTGCCTAATGATCTTGTCAAGAG AGGAGTTGCGGTTAAGGATCCATCTGCTCCCCATGGAGTTCGGCTTTTGATTGAGGACTATCCTTATGCTTCTGATGGGCTAGAGATATGGGATGCCATCAAGTCCTGGGTGCATGAATATGTCTCATTCTACTACAAGTCAGATGCAGCAATTCAACAAGATCCCGAGCTCCAAGCTTGGTGGAAAGAACTTGTCCAAGTGGGTCATGGTGATTTGAAAGATAAGCCATGGTGGCAAAAGATGCAAACTCGTGAAGAGTTGATTGAAGCCTCGGCTACCCTCGTATGGATCGCTTCAGCCCTTCATGCAGCTGTTAACTTTGGACAGTATCCATATGGAGGTTTAATCCTAAACAGGCCAACCATTAGCAGGAGATTCATGCCTGAGAAAGGGTCTGCTGAGTATGCAGCTTTGGCTAAGAACCCTGAGAAGGAGTTTTTGAAGACTATTACTGGCAAGAAGGAGACCCTCATTGACCTTACAATTATAGAAATCTTGTCAAGGCACACATCTGATGAGTTCTACCTTGGGGAGAGAGATGGTGGTGACTATTGGACTTCTGATGCTGGTCCACTAGAGGCCTTCAAGAGGTTTGGAAAGAAGCTTCAAGAGATTGAACAAAAGCTTATACAGAAGAACAAGGACGAGACGTTGAGAAACCGCAGTGGGCCGGCTAAAATGCCTTACACTTTGCTCTATCCTTCTAGTGAGGAGGGATTGACTTTCAGAGGAATTCCCAACAGTATCTCCATCTAG
- the VLXB gene encoding lipoxygenase L-5, with protein sequence MFPFGHKGQKIKGTMVVMQKNVLDINSITSVDGIVGTGLDFLGSALDTVTFLASSISIQLISATKADGGKGKVGKATNLRGKITLPTIGAKEEAYDAQFDWDSDFGIPGAFYIKNFMQNEFYLKSLILEDIPNHGTIHFICNSWVYNSKHYKTDRIFFANNTYLPSETPAPLVKYREEELKNVRGDGTGERKEWDRIYDYDVYNDLGDPDKGEKYARPVLGGSALPYPRRGRTGRGKTRKDPNSEKPSDFVYLPRDEAFGHLKSSDFLAYGIKSVAQDVLPVLTDAFDGNLLSLEFDNFAEVRKLYEGGVTLPTNFLSKITPIPIIKELFRTDGEQFLKYPPPKVMQVDKSAWMTDEEFARETIAGLNPNVIKIIEEFPLSSKLDTQAYGDHTCIITKEHLEPNLGGLTVEQAIQNKKLFILDHHDYLIPYLRKINANTTKTYATRTIFFLKNDGTLTPLAIELSKPHPQGEAYGPVSEVYVPSSEGVEAYIWLLAKAYVVVNDACYHQIISHWLNTHAVVEPFVIATNRHLSVVHPIYKLLFPHYRDTMNINSLARKSLVNADGIIEKTFLWGRYSLEMSAVIYKDWVFTDQALPNDLVKRGVAVKDPSAPHGVRLLIEDYPYASDGLEIWDAIKSWVEEYVSFYYKSDEELQKDPELQAWWKELVEVGHGDLKDKPWWQKMQTREELVEASATLIWIASALHAAVNFGQYPYGGLILNRPTISRRFMPEKGSPEYDALAKNPEKEFLKTITGKKETLIDLTIIEILSRHASDEFYLGQRDGGDYWTSDAGPLEAFKRFGKNLEEIEKKLIEKNNNETLRNRYGPAKMPYTLLYPSSEEGLTFRGIPNSISI encoded by the exons ATGTTTCCATTCGGGCACAAGGGTCAAAAGATAAAGGGGACTATGGTGGTTATGCAGAAGAATGTGTTGGATATCAACAGCATCACCAGTGTTGACGGGATCGTCGGCACCGGCTTAGACTTCTTAGGCAGTGCACTCGATACAGTTACTTTTTTAGCCTCCTCCATCTCCATCCAACTTATTAGTGCTACCAAGGCTGATG GTGGGAAAGGAAAAGTTGGAAAGGCTACAAATTTGAGAGGAAAGATAACATTACCAACCATAGGAGCTAAGGAAGAAGCATACGATGCTCAATTTGATTGGGACAGTGACTTCGGAATTCCCGGTGCATTTTATATTAAGAACTTCATGCAAAACGAGTTCTACCTCAAGTCTTTAATTCTCGAAGACATTCCAAACCATGGAACCATTCACTTCATATGTAACTCCTGGGTTTACAATTCAAAACACTACAAGACTGATCGCATTTTCTTTGCCAACAAT ACATATCTTCCAAGCGAGACACCGGCTCCACTTGTCAAGTACAGAGAAGAAGAATTGAAGAATGTAAGAGGGGATGGAACTGGTGAGCGCAAGGAATGGGATAGGATCTATGATTATGATGTCTACAATGACTTGGGCGATCCAGATAAGGGTGAAAAGTATGCACGCCCCGTTCTTGGAGGTTCTGCCTTACCTTACCCTCGCAGAGGAAGAACCggaagaggaaaaactagaaaag ATCCCAACAGTGAGAAGCCCAGTGATTTTGTTTACCTTCCGAGAGATGAAGCATTTGGTCACTTGAAGTCATCAGATTTTCTAGCTTATGGAATCAAATCTGTGGCCCAAGATGTCTTGCCTGTGTTGACTGATGCATTCGATGGAAATCTTTTGAGCCTTGAGTTCGATAATTTTGCTGAAGTGCGCAAACTCTATGAAGGTGGAGTTACATTGCCTACAAACTTTCTTAGCAAGATCACTCCTATACCAATAATTAAGGAACTTTTTCGAACTGATGGCGAACAGTTCCTCAAGTATCCACCACCTAAAGTGATGCAGG TCGACAAGTCTGCATGGATGACTGATGAAGAATTTGCAAGAGAAACAATTGCTGGTTTGAATCCAAATGTCATCAAGATTATTGAG GAGTTCCCACTAAGTAGCAAGCTAGATACTCAAGCCTATGGTGATCATACCTGTATAATAACAAAAGAGCATTTGGAGCCTAACTTAGGTGGTCTCACTGTTGAGCAG GCTATCCAAAACAAGAAGTTGTTCATCTTAGATCACCATGACTATCTCATTCCATATTTGAggaaaataaatgcaaatacCACAAAGACTTATGCTACAAGAAccatatttttcttgaaaaatgatGGAACTTTGACGCCATTGGCCATTGAGTTAAGTAAGCCACATCCTCAGGGTGAAGCATATGGTCCTGTTAGTGAAGTCTACGTGCCTTCGAGTGAAGGAGTTGAAGCTTACATTTGGTTACTGGCAAAGGCTTACGTTGTTGTGAATGATGCTTGCTACCATCAAATCATTAGCCATTG GCTAAACACTCATGCGGTTGTGGAGCCATTCGTCATAGCGACAAACAGGCATCTGAGCGTGGTTCACCCTATTTACAAACTTCTGTTTCCTCACTATCGTGACACCATGAACATTAATTCACTTGCCCGCAAATCCTTGGTCAATGCCGACGGTATTATAGAGAAAACATTCTTGTGGGGTAGGTACTCTTTGGAAATGTCTGCTGTTATTTACAAGGATTGGGTTTTCACCGATCAAGCATTGCCTAATGATCTTGTCAAGAG AGGAGTTGCTGTTAAGGATCCATCTGCTCCCCATGGAGTTCGACTTTTGATCGAGGACTATCCTTATGCTTCTGATGGGCTAGAGATATGGGATGCTATCAAGTCTTGGGTGGAAGAATATGTCTCATTCTACTACAAGTCAGATGAGGAACTTCAAAAAGACCCCGAGCTCCAAGCTTGGTGGAAAGAACTTGTAGAGGTGGGTCATGGGGATTTGAAGGATAAGCCATGGTGGCAAAAGATGCAAACTCGTGAAGAGTTGGTTGAAGCTTCCGCTACCCTCATATGGATTGCTTCAGCTCTTCATGCTGCTGTTAACTTTGGACAGTATCCATATGGAGGTTTAATCCTGAATAGGCCAACTATTAGCAGGAGATTCATGCCTGAGAAAGGGTCTCCTGAATATGATGCGTTAGCTAAGAACCCTGAGAAGGAGTTTTTGAAGACTATTACTGGCAAGAAAGAGACCCTCATTGACCTTACAATTATAGAAATTTTATCAAGGCACGCATCTGATGAGTTCTACCTTGGGCAGAGAGATGGCGGTGACTACTGGACTTCTGATGCCGGGCCATTAGAGGCCTTTAAGAGGTTTGGAAAGAATCTTGAAGAGATTGAAAAGAAGCTTATAGAGAAGAACAATAATGAGACATTGAGAAACCGCTATGGGCCGGCTAAAATGCCTTACACTTTGCTCTATCCTTCTAGTGAGGAGGGATTGACTTTCAGAGGAATTCCCAACAGTATCTCTATCTAA
- the LOC100813158 gene encoding mitochondrial import inner membrane translocase subunit TIM23-2 — protein MAYQTPDQDSSSDPKTPTRLYNPYKDLEVPIRNLYQLPTTPEYLFVEEARRKRRSWGENLTFYTGCGYLAGAVGGAASGLIDGVKSFESGDTAKLRVNRVLNSSGHAGRAWGNRLGVIGLLYAGIESGIVAARDTDDVWNSVAAGLGTGALYRAARGVRSAAVAGAVGGVVVGVAVTAKQALKRYVPI, from the coding sequence ATGGCGTACCAGACACCCGATCAAGATTCAAGCTCCGATCCGAAGACCCCAACTCGCCTCTACAACCCATACAAGGACCTCGAAGTCCCCATTCGCAACCTCTACCAGCTCCCAACCACTCCCGAGTACCTATTCGTTGAGGAGGCCCGCCGCAAGCGCCGATCCTGGGGCGAGAACCTCACCTTCTACACCGGCTGCGGCTACCTTGCCGGCGCTGTCGGGGGCGCCGCCTCTGGTCTCATCGACGGTGTTAAATCCTTCGAGTCCGGCGACACCGCCAAGCTCCGAGTCAACCGCGTCCTCAACTCCTCCGGCCACGCCGGCCGCGCCTGGGGCAACCGCCTCGGCGTCATCGGCCTCCTCTACGCCGGCATCGAGAGCGGGATCGTGGCGGCGAGGGACACCGACGACGTCTGGAACAGCGTCGCGGCCGGACTCGGCACTGGCGCGCTGTATCGCGCCGCGAGAGGGGTGCGTTCGGCGGCGGTGGCGGGAGCCGTCGGCGGCGTCGTGGTTGGAGTCGCTGTCACGGCGAAGCAGGCTTTGAAACGCTACGTGCCTATATGA
- the LOC100802306 gene encoding U-box domain-containing protein 35 — MGSNAGEESTVIAIDSDRNSPHAVKWAVEHLLKKNASCTLIHVRTKTLYSHDFEVIPKQGRPPTEEELHHFFLPFRGFCARKGIVAKELVLHGIDVSNALTDYIIDNSINNLVVGASRWNAFIRKFKDVDVPTSLVRSVPESCTVHVISKGKVQNIRRADHSQNISNALSKSLKGIRGSFRSDEDLNRKSVKYGHRQGSNNDGAMKHEKFTQEDVVKAWLAEEATLSLAEVKRKKTKAAMESAEMSKCLAEMKSHKGKQTEIRAMHEEEDRNKALNASAHNKILFKRYNIKEIEVATNYFDNALKIGEGGYGPVFKGVLDHTDVAIKALKPDISQGERQFQQEVNVLSTIKHPNMVQLLGACPEYGCLVYEYIENGSLEDRLFQKDNTPTIPWKVRFKIASEIATGLLFLHQTKPEPVVHRDLKPANILLDRNYVSKITDVGLARLVPPSVANKTTQYHKTTAAGTFCYIDPEYQQTGLLGVKSDIYSLGVMLLQIITGKPPMGVAHLVEEAIDKGKLLEVLDPNVKDWPLEETLSYARLALKCCEMRKRDRPDLSSVILPELNRLRNLGEVAIYTDIVPAKQVSD, encoded by the exons ATGGGTTCAAATGCAGGAGAAGAATCTACCGTGATCGCCATTGATAGCGACCGGAACAGCCCACACGCCGTCAAGTGGGCTGTGGAACATCTTTTGAAGAAGAACGCTTCTTGCACCCTAATTCACGTTAGAACCAAGACCTTGTATTCAC ATGATTTTGAGGTTATCCCTAAACAAGGTCGTCCGCCGACAGAAGAAGAATTGCaccatttttttcttccctttcgAGGATTTTGTGCACGAAAAGGG ATCGTAGCTAAGGAGTTAGTCCTGCATGGCATTGACGTTTCAAATGCGCTAACTGATTACATCATTGACAACTCTATCAACAATCTCGTTGTTGGCGCTTCCCGCTGGAATGCTTTTATAAG GAAATTTAAAGACGTAGATGTGCCAACAAGCTTAGTCAGGTCTGTGCCAGAGTCTTGCACAGTGCATGTTATATCAAAAGGAAAAGTTCAGAATATTCGACGTGCAGatcattctcaaaatattagTAACGCACTATCAAAATCTTTGAAAGGTATCAGGGGAAGTTTTCGGTCTGATGAAGATTTAAACAG AAAATCGGTCAAGTATGGACATAGGCAAGGCTCAAACAATGATGGG GCAATGAAGCATGAAAAGTTTACGCAAGAAGATGTAGTTAAAGCTTGGCTTGCTGAAGAGGCTACATTGAGTTTGGCAGAggtaaaaaggaagaaaaccaaGGCAGCAATGGAGTCAGCTGAAATGTCAAAATGCCTAGCAGAAATGAAGAGccataaaggaaaacaaactgAAATAAGAGCCATGCATGAGGAAGAAGACAGAAATAAAGCATTAAATGCAAGTGcacataacaaaattttatttaaaagatacaACATTAAAGAAATTGAAGTTGCAACTAATTACTTTGACAATGCCCTCAAAATCGGTGAAGGTGGTTATGGGCCTGTTTTTAAAGGAGTGCTTGATCACACTGATGTTGCAATCAAGGCCCTCAAACCAGACATATCCCAAGGGGAAaggcagtttcaacaagag GTTAATGTTTTGAGCACTATAAAACATCCAAACATGGTTCAACTTCTAGGTGCCTGTCCAGAGTACGGATGCCTTGTATATGAGTACATTGAAAATGGTAGCTTAGAAGATCGCCTCTTCCAAAAAGATAACACTCCAACAATTCCATGGAAAGTTCGATTCAAAATAGCATCAGAAATTGCCACTggccttcttttccttcaccaGACAAAGCCTGAGCCGGTTGTGCATCGTGATCTCAAGCCAGCAAACATTTTGTTGGACCGCAACTATGTGAGCAAGATCACTGATGTGGGTTTGGCAAGGCTAGTTCCCCCTAGTGTAGCCAACAAAACCACTCAATACCACAAGACAACTGCAGCCGGTACATTTTGCTACATTGACCCAGAATATCAACAAACTGGACTATTGGGTGTAAAATCAGACATATATTCATTAGGTGTAATGCTGCTACAAATTATCACCGGAAAACCTCCCATGGGTGTCGCACACCTTGTTGAGGAGGCTATAGACAAGGGTAAACTCCTAGAGGTGCTTGATCCAAATGTCAAAGATTGGCCACTTGAAGAGACTTTATCATATGCTAGGTTGGCTTTAAAGTGTTGTGAGATGAGAAAACGGGATAGACCAGACCTTAGTTCTGTCATTTTGCCAGAGCTGAATCGACTCCGAAATCTCGGAGAAGTAGCCATTTACACTGATATTGTACCCGCCAAACAGGTTAGTGACTAA